A stretch of Vallitalea longa DNA encodes these proteins:
- a CDS encoding HAMP domain-containing sensor histidine kinase, with protein sequence MGIKLKKLDKLLIIKILVFIIAVICFASSITLVIDLKKSFHGEKIYISTLHENNYYESKMLGDDITNSIGLMDKYLPDKGSAMVGNAGKLGYMIEKLHKGLKYHYLNLDMNYIPDTGVSTRDGFKTFPAYILCDEELGTIEVFPKELENNSYYTDIIKYNAKQSPGRKQLYLAFTDEFLNPRIEIWKEQKNILTMNAYIILSALVILLIAFVFLVIFSGRKSSKNKDIHMCAFNKIYNDINLLLCIGIVRIWYEFTWYIYHSEYYCWELLFAETFVFGIIGLSLLLSIVKHIKNKTFIKHTLIYTIINKLRILVKEIKNQGVIGKKTTYIIVGYSIVLLSTFFIFPVTICIALWLVLKKTRDYNDIKKVVNKIENGNYNCRIEIASGGELRELAESINCINDGLKKAIDNKLKSERLKTDLISNVSHDIRTPLTSIITYVDLLKQEKDSDKSKKYIGIIDNKSQRLKKLTDDLFELSKASSGNIKVNYDKIDVVSLITQALGELHEKIEDMGYDFRVNYPKNNLYVKADGLLLWRVVENLLNNIIKYASKGSRVYIDMYNKENIINIVFKNISANELNIPIDELLERFTRGDNSRSSEGSGLGLAIAKSLTELQRGEFLIDIDGDLFKATIQIPEFIDESKPNVKL encoded by the coding sequence TTGGGTATAAAGTTGAAGAAATTAGATAAGCTACTAATAATAAAGATTCTTGTTTTTATCATAGCTGTTATATGTTTCGCTAGTTCTATTACTTTGGTTATTGACTTAAAAAAATCCTTCCATGGAGAAAAAATTTATATTAGTACATTACATGAAAATAATTATTATGAAAGTAAGATGCTTGGAGATGATATAACTAATAGTATAGGGTTAATGGATAAATATCTACCGGATAAAGGTAGTGCTATGGTTGGAAATGCAGGAAAGTTAGGCTATATGATAGAAAAACTTCATAAAGGTCTTAAGTATCATTATTTGAATTTAGATATGAATTATATACCTGATACAGGAGTATCTACTAGAGACGGGTTTAAAACTTTTCCTGCATATATTTTATGTGATGAGGAATTAGGAACGATAGAAGTATTTCCAAAGGAATTAGAAAATAATTCATATTATACTGATATTATTAAATACAATGCAAAACAATCACCAGGACGGAAACAATTATATTTAGCGTTTACAGATGAATTTTTGAATCCTAGAATTGAGATATGGAAAGAACAGAAAAATATTCTTACTATGAATGCATATATTATTTTATCTGCTTTAGTAATTCTTTTAATTGCTTTTGTTTTTCTTGTAATATTTAGTGGTAGAAAATCAAGTAAAAATAAGGATATTCATATGTGTGCTTTTAACAAGATATATAATGATATTAATCTGCTTTTATGTATTGGAATAGTACGAATATGGTATGAGTTTACTTGGTATATATATCATAGCGAATACTACTGTTGGGAGCTACTATTTGCTGAAACATTTGTATTTGGCATAATAGGATTATCATTATTATTGTCAATAGTAAAGCATATAAAAAATAAAACTTTCATTAAACATACATTAATATATACCATTATAAATAAATTAAGGATTTTAGTAAAAGAGATAAAGAATCAAGGTGTTATAGGGAAAAAGACTACATATATTATTGTTGGTTATTCCATAGTTTTATTATCAACGTTTTTTATTTTTCCAGTAACCATATGTATTGCACTATGGTTAGTTCTTAAAAAGACAAGGGATTACAATGATATTAAGAAGGTGGTCAATAAGATTGAAAATGGAAATTATAATTGTAGGATAGAAATAGCATCTGGTGGTGAACTAAGAGAGCTTGCAGAAAGTATTAATTGCATTAATGATGGATTGAAAAAAGCAATTGACAATAAACTTAAAAGTGAGCGTTTAAAAACAGATCTTATTTCTAATGTTTCTCATGATATAAGAACCCCCTTAACATCTATTATTACATACGTGGATCTCTTGAAACAGGAAAAAGATTCGGATAAAAGTAAAAAATATATAGGTATCATTGATAATAAATCCCAGAGACTAAAAAAACTTACTGACGATTTATTCGAATTATCAAAAGCATCTAGTGGCAATATTAAAGTTAATTATGATAAAATTGATGTTGTATCTTTAATTACACAGGCTTTAGGTGAATTACATGAAAAAATAGAAGATATGGGCTATGATTTTAGAGTTAACTATCCCAAAAATAATTTATATGTTAAAGCAGATGGGTTGTTGCTTTGGAGAGTTGTTGAAAATCTTTTGAACAATATCATCAAATATGCAAGTAAAGGTTCAAGAGTCTATATAGATATGTATAATAAGGAGAATATCATTAATATAGTATTCAAAAATATTTCTGCAAACGAGTTGAATATACCTATAGATGAGCTTTTAGAAAGATTCACAAGGGGAGATAATTCTCGAAGCAGCGAAGGAAGCGGATTGGGTCTGGCTATAGCCAAAAGTTTAACAGAATTGCAGAGGGGTGAATTTTTAATAGATATAGATGGAGATCTATTCAAGGCTACTATACAGATACCGGAATTCATAGACGAATCAAAACCGAATGTAAAATTATAG
- a CDS encoding sulfatase-like hydrolase/transferase: MKPNILLFFTDDQRFDTIRSLGNKEIHTPNIDELVHSGVTFTRAHIPCGSHGAVCMPSRAMLNTGRTLFHIENEGQTIPKNHITLGEHLINCGYQTFGTGKWHNGIESYARSFTCGDNIFFGGMDDHWNVPLNHFDPTGKYESRLKKTDNFMKSNTVTTYVADHYEVGKHSTEIFCDTSIDFLHNYDSADPFFLYVAFMAPHDPRTMPERFLNMYDPEKISLPDNFLPQHPIDYGIRNLRDEILTPYPRTEKEIKRHIAEYYGMISHIDYELGRVIETLKETGQYENTIIVFTGDNGLALGQHGLMGKQNCYEHSIRVPLIFSGPGIPEDKINDSYAYLLDIFPTLCELSDIDVPDTVEGKSLVKSIQDSNYKTRDTLYFAYTDTIRSVKDNQYKLIEYVYDDTKTSQLFDLINDPCEMNNLIDNKEYDDIVQILRKELIRYRDDWDDCNRQLGRTFWDKY, from the coding sequence ATGAAACCAAATATTTTGTTATTCTTTACAGACGACCAGAGATTTGACACAATTCGTTCATTGGGGAACAAGGAAATACATACCCCTAATATTGATGAATTAGTACATAGTGGAGTAACTTTCACAAGAGCTCATATACCTTGTGGATCTCATGGAGCAGTATGCATGCCAAGCCGAGCTATGCTTAATACTGGAAGAACTCTTTTTCATATAGAAAACGAAGGTCAGACTATCCCTAAAAATCATATCACATTAGGAGAGCATCTCATAAACTGTGGATACCAGACATTCGGAACAGGGAAATGGCATAATGGTATAGAATCATATGCTAGAAGCTTTACTTGTGGTGATAATATTTTCTTTGGAGGAATGGACGACCATTGGAACGTACCTCTTAATCATTTTGACCCAACTGGTAAGTATGAAAGCAGATTGAAGAAAACAGATAACTTCATGAAATCCAATACTGTCACCACCTATGTTGCCGATCATTATGAAGTAGGCAAACACTCTACTGAAATTTTCTGTGATACTTCTATTGACTTCTTACACAACTATGATTCTGCTGACCCGTTTTTCTTATACGTTGCTTTCATGGCACCACACGACCCAAGGACAATGCCTGAAAGATTTCTCAACATGTATGACCCTGAAAAAATATCCTTGCCAGATAATTTCTTACCTCAACACCCTATAGACTATGGAATAAGGAATCTAAGAGATGAGATTCTAACTCCTTATCCACGTACAGAAAAAGAAATCAAAAGACATATAGCAGAATACTATGGAATGATAAGCCATATTGACTATGAATTAGGAAGAGTAATAGAGACATTAAAAGAAACAGGTCAATATGAGAATACTATCATTGTATTTACAGGAGATAATGGTCTAGCACTAGGTCAACATGGATTAATGGGCAAACAGAATTGTTATGAGCACAGTATCAGAGTACCATTGATATTTTCTGGTCCTGGTATACCTGAAGACAAGATAAACGATTCATATGCTTATCTATTGGACATCTTCCCTACTCTATGTGAATTATCTGACATAGATGTACCTGATACTGTTGAAGGTAAGAGTTTAGTCAAATCCATTCAAGACAGCAACTACAAAACTAGGGATACCCTATATTTCGCTTATACAGATACAATAAGAAGTGTCAAAGATAATCAATATAAATTGATTGAATATGTTTATGATGATACAAAGACTTCCCAACTATTTGACCTAATCAACGACCCTTGTGAAATGAATAATCTAATCGACAACAAAGAGTATGATGATATTGTTCAGATTCTACGTAAGGAATTAATTAGATATAGAGATGATTGGGATGATTGCAACCGTCAACTTGGTAGAACTTTTTGGGATAAATATTAA
- a CDS encoding FadR/GntR family transcriptional regulator, whose translation MKERASDIVFKTIRENIISGKWVSGTRIMSETQLAAKLNVSRISVREAIEKLAALNILYKKQGGGTYVNELQPSIYFNSLIPMLTLDRDNYAEILEFRLIFETQSTELCVERCNDEEIVQMEECYNRMVEFKEDGERFTDEDLEFHMLIINGANNSLLKKVSEVLMEILRYHQKKLYKELGPGGGIKEHRLILEAIKNRDKELATIYMRRHIERTIKDIQDIEYNSGIDEKS comes from the coding sequence ATGAAAGAAAGAGCAAGCGATATTGTTTTTAAAACGATTAGGGAAAATATAATAAGTGGTAAATGGGTTTCAGGTACTAGGATTATGTCAGAGACACAGCTTGCTGCGAAACTAAATGTTAGTAGGATATCTGTTAGAGAAGCAATTGAAAAATTAGCAGCACTTAATATATTATACAAAAAACAAGGTGGAGGAACATATGTTAATGAGTTGCAGCCATCTATATATTTTAATTCTCTTATACCCATGCTTACACTAGATAGAGATAACTACGCAGAAATATTGGAATTCAGACTTATCTTTGAAACCCAGAGCACTGAATTATGTGTTGAAAGATGTAATGATGAAGAAATTGTGCAAATGGAAGAATGTTATAATAGAATGGTTGAATTTAAAGAAGATGGAGAAAGATTCACTGATGAAGATTTGGAATTCCATATGTTGATAATAAATGGAGCTAATAATTCTTTACTAAAAAAAGTTAGTGAAGTCTTAATGGAAATTCTTAGATACCACCAGAAGAAGTTGTACAAGGAATTAGGTCCAGGTGGAGGAATAAAAGAACATAGACTTATCTTAGAAGCTATTAAAAATAGAGATAAAGAACTGGCAACTATATATATGAGAAGACATATCGAAAGAACTATCAAAGATATACAGGATATAGAATATAATTCTGGTATTGATGAAAAGAGCTAA
- the ilvD gene encoding dihydroxy-acid dehydratase translates to MLKSQELRSLAPELDSLRIGSGWKVDELGKPQIFVESSYGHSHPGSAHLDKLVEGVCKGVEEEGGRPAKYFVTDMCDGEAQGHDGMNYSLASREMIANMIEIQHEATPFDASVFIASCDKSVPAHLMAIARLDSPAVLLPGGVMKAGPDTLTLEQIGTYSAMYQRKEITEEKYTYYKHNACPSCGACSFMGTACTMQVMTEALGIALPGTALMPAVGEEIIEASVRAGKHSLELAKRGIKPSQILTKKAFENAIIVHAAIAGSTNTLLHLPAIAHEVGIEIAPELFDEIHRKVPYITNIRPSGFYPGEYFWYAGGVPGVMEQIKEFLHLDVLTVTGKTLGENLEDLKKNGYYDRCHKYLKELNIKPEEIIKDRNHVIQEQGAIAILKGNLAPMGAVVKHSAISKKLMQVVLKARPFDCEEDAIKAVLTKEIKPGQAVFIRYEGPKGSGMPEMFYTTEAIASDKELSESIALITDGRYSGATRGPAIGHVSPEATEGGPIALVEKDDLIKIDIPNRELSIIGVDGEEKTEAEMTEILKKRKEKWIKPEPRYTKGALGAYTALAVSPMKGGYMEFK, encoded by the coding sequence ATGTTAAAGAGTCAAGAATTAAGATCACTAGCACCAGAACTAGATTCCCTAAGAATTGGTTCAGGATGGAAAGTTGACGAATTAGGGAAACCACAAATTTTTGTTGAAAGTAGTTATGGTCATAGTCACCCAGGAAGTGCGCATTTAGATAAATTGGTTGAAGGCGTATGTAAAGGTGTTGAAGAAGAAGGCGGACGTCCAGCAAAATATTTCGTTACAGATATGTGTGATGGAGAAGCACAAGGTCATGATGGTATGAATTATTCTCTAGCATCTAGAGAAATGATTGCTAATATGATAGAAATTCAGCATGAAGCAACTCCATTTGATGCAAGTGTATTTATCGCAAGTTGTGATAAATCAGTTCCAGCACATTTGATGGCTATTGCTAGACTAGATTCACCAGCAGTCCTTTTACCAGGAGGAGTCATGAAAGCTGGTCCTGATACACTAACTTTAGAACAAATAGGTACTTACAGCGCCATGTACCAGAGAAAAGAAATAACAGAAGAAAAATATACATATTATAAGCATAATGCTTGTCCAAGTTGTGGAGCATGTTCATTCATGGGAACAGCTTGTACAATGCAGGTAATGACAGAAGCTTTAGGAATAGCATTACCAGGTACAGCGTTAATGCCAGCTGTAGGAGAAGAAATAATAGAAGCATCAGTGAGAGCTGGAAAGCATTCATTAGAGCTAGCAAAACGTGGTATAAAACCTTCTCAGATATTGACAAAAAAAGCTTTTGAAAATGCTATAATAGTTCATGCAGCTATAGCAGGTTCTACTAATACTTTACTTCATCTTCCAGCAATAGCACATGAAGTCGGTATAGAGATCGCTCCTGAGTTATTCGACGAAATACATAGAAAAGTACCTTATATAACTAATATAAGACCAAGTGGATTTTATCCTGGAGAATATTTCTGGTATGCTGGTGGAGTACCAGGTGTAATGGAACAAATAAAAGAATTCTTACATTTAGATGTTCTAACAGTAACTGGTAAAACATTAGGAGAAAATCTAGAAGATTTAAAGAAAAACGGATATTATGACCGTTGCCACAAATATCTAAAAGAATTAAATATCAAGCCAGAAGAAATAATAAAAGATAGAAATCATGTAATTCAAGAACAAGGTGCAATCGCAATATTAAAAGGTAATCTAGCCCCTATGGGAGCAGTAGTAAAACATTCTGCGATTTCTAAGAAATTAATGCAGGTAGTCCTAAAAGCAAGACCTTTTGATTGTGAAGAAGATGCTATAAAAGCAGTATTGACAAAAGAGATAAAACCAGGACAAGCTGTTTTTATAAGATATGAAGGTCCAAAAGGTTCAGGAATGCCAGAGATGTTCTATACAACTGAGGCCATAGCTTCAGATAAAGAATTATCAGAGTCCATTGCATTAATAACTGACGGTAGATATTCAGGAGCTACTAGAGGACCAGCTATAGGTCATGTTTCACCTGAAGCTACAGAAGGCGGACCAATAGCATTAGTTGAAAAAGATGACTTGATTAAGATAGATATTCCTAATAGAGAATTAAGTATAATAGGTGTCGATGGTGAAGAGAAGACAGAAGCAGAAATGACTGAAATCCTCAAGAAAAGAAAAGAAAAATGGATTAAACCAGAACCTAGATATACTAAAGGAGCATTAGGAGCATATACAGCTCTTGCAGTATCACCTATGAAGGGCGGATATATGGAATTTAAATAA